In Pithys albifrons albifrons isolate INPA30051 chromosome 6, PitAlb_v1, whole genome shotgun sequence, a single genomic region encodes these proteins:
- the SPTSSA gene encoding serine palmitoyltransferase small subunit A, with amino-acid sequence MALVSALKQMSWLYYQYLLVTALYMLEPWERTVFNSMLVSIVGMALYTGYVFMPQHIMAILHYFEIVQ; translated from the exons ATGGCGCTGGTGTCGGCGCTGAAGCAGATGTCGTGGCTGTACTACCAGTACCTGCTGGTCACCGCGCTCTACATGCTGGAGCCCTGGGAGCGCACCGTCTTCA ATTCCATGCTAGTTTCCATTGTTGGAATGGCACTGTACACAGGCTATGTGTTCATGCCTCAGCACATCATGGCAATATTGCACTACTTCGAAATTGTGCAGTGA
- the EAPP gene encoding E2F-associated phosphoprotein: MSRLREEDDPYVVEEPSDEEGALTSSEDEVDVLLHGTPDQKRKLIRECLTGESESSSDDEFQKEMEAELNTTMKTMEGKWKSPEMGTSSSTGQTGPATTSKYYDDIYFDSDSEDEDKIDTRDVQKNRKHQQRRIPSNDELLYDPEEDSRDQEWVDSQRRGYRNQRRAPQQQQAKPAAVPNSDAVLNCPACMTTLCLDCQRHESYKTQYRAMFVMNCVVNKEEILKYKKKVKRKSKKMKHSEETSSLQSNQEEEEVYHPVLCTECETEVAVMDKDEVFHFFNVLASHS; this comes from the exons ATGAGCCGCCTGCGGGAGGAGGACGATCCGTACGTGGTGGAGGAGCCCAGCGACGAGGAGGGAGCGCTAACCAG CTCAGAAGATGAGGTGGATGTGCTCCTGCACGGCACTCCTGACCAGAAGCGGAAGCTGATACGGGAGTGCCTGACTGGGGAGAGCGAGTCTTCCAGTGACGATGAGTTCCAAAAGGAGATGGAAGCAGAACTGAATACCACCATGAAAACTATGGAAGGCAAATGGAAATCACCAGAAATGG GTACTTCCTCAAGTACTGGGCAGACTGGACCTGCCACCACTTCAAAATACTATGATGATATTTACTTTGATTCTGATTCAGAGGATGAAGATAAAATAG ATACGCGGGATGTccagaaaaacaggaaacatCAACAGCGTCGGATTCCTTCCAATGATGAACTGCTGTATGACCCAGAAGAAGACAGTAGGGACCAAGAGTGGGTAGACTCACAGAGAAGAGG GTACcgtaaccagagaagagcaccacagcagcagcaggcaaaaCCTGCAGCTGTCCCAAACAGCGATGCTGTTTTGAATTGCCCTGCTTGCATGACAACATTATGCCTGGACTGCCAGAG ACATGAATCTTACAAAACACAGTACAGAGCAATGTTTGTGATGAACTGCGTTGTTAACAAAgaggaaatactgaaatacaaaaagaaggtaaagagaaaaagcaagaaaatgaagCACAGTGAAGAAACTAGCTCTCTACAATCAAATCAAGAAGAGGAGGAAGTATATCATCCAGTATTATGTACTGAATGTGAAACTGAAGTGGCAGTAATGGATAAAGACGAAGTTTTTCACTTCTTCAATGTTCTAGCCAGCCACTCCTAA